GATACCCATCAATGGCTTGACCTTCTTGTTCTTATCGATCATTAAGCAACAGGCCTGAGGGGAGACTTTATGTCTGCTGTTTATTCTATTTCTTGAAACAAAGTCAAGCATGTAGTAGGCAGAGTCAAATCCGAACGGCTGGTTGTGAAACATAATGTCAAGTAGGATTTGATTTGTATTCTTGTCGTTAAGTTCAGGAATTTTTGACTTAAACTTTGAGAATAAATAGTGGAATTGCATTGCCAATGGAAACTTTATAAGCCGTTTGGTATCCACTTCTTCATGAGGAAGAATCGACCAGTTCGTACTCGCTATACCGTTTGACCTAGTGAGTTGATCATGAAAATCGACTTTAAAGATCTTATCACAGATTATCAAAGACAACAGGGTACCTTTTGACCAtgatacttcaagaagtttcaCAATGGCCAGTTTACTTATCTTTTCGCAGTTTGTGAGTCTGATAACTCGAAGCTTGCTTAAATGGTCATCTTTTATAGCAGAACACATAAATGAGATGATTGAatcatcaatttcaacacCGTTAGAAACGTCCAATCCAGTAAgatttttgattttgaaaattgaAATATAATCCTGTCGTGAAATAAGTTGGGGGATTTGGGAAAAGTCAAGGAATATGCATGATTGAATCCTCAAGTTATTCAAATAATAGCACAAACTGCTGATTTTGACATTATTAAAAAGATTCTCTATTCGGTGTTTTTTAGTCCCTGGTATTAGGCATTCTTGTAGGTAATCATTTCTGAGAGTAACGGAAGATTCAGTCGACTCGATGAAGGGCGGATGGCTTCTAAAAGCACTATACCCCCCAAATGCCGTTGCAAATGTGATAAAGGACCCGAGAGTATCATTGTGTGACAGTAAAATATGGTTCCAGATAGTCTTGATACATTGTACAGAAACGGATTCAAGCATTGCACTGTTTATCATAGAGGAATTTTTTGCAATTACTCTAGCACAAATGTTCAGAAGTGACACAATACCCCGTCGAGGTTTTTTTGTTACTATATCATCCAGGAATAATGGATTTTGTTGGATCCACGGATAAGAAGATATTGAATGTGTATCAATAAAAGAAAGGTCGACAGGAGCCCCAATTTTCAGCAAATTCTCACTTGAAGGAACATTATGATGCTTAGGTTTCAGTTTAAGAAGCTTTCTAcgtttcttcttgaagttgaagttggaagacCTTCCTCGTCTAAAGAATTCAGCCATAAGAACGGAGTATCGCGACTTACAAAACTCATTTCGCAACCGCGATGGATTTTTTCACCTCATCTTATCGAGCTTAGTATCCAAAAAAACTGCACACCATGAAGTTAGATACCTCTCATATGCGGCATTTGACTGCGGATGACTTCAGAGTACTTCAAGCAGTAGAGTTGGGATCCAGAAACCATGAGTTGGTGCCCACACAAATGATCCATTCTATTGGAGGATTGAAGAGCCCAACTGCCACTAATAGAGCTATTGGtgatttggccaaattAAAGCTCCTAGCCCGTTTAAGAAATGCAAAATACGACGGTTTTAGAATCACATACAACGGCTATGATTACCTTGCGCTTAACAGTATGAACAGCAGAGATACCCTTTATTCTGTAGGATCAACTATTGGCGTAGGAAAAGAATCAGATATTTATTCTGCCAGTGATAGAGCTGGAAAGCAAAAGGTTCTCAAAATTCATAGGTTGGGAAGAACATCTTTCAAGACAGTGAAGAATAATCGTGACTATTTAAGAAACAGAAAGACTACCAACTGGATGTATTTATCCAGATTGGCAGCAAATAAGGAACATCAATTCATGAAGGTATTGTACGACAATGGGTTCAATGTTCCTGAGCCTTTTGATGCATCAAGACATATGGTATTGATGGAGTGGATAGATGGTTTGACCATGAAGCATCTTAAAAAACATCCCAATTACAAGAAGTTGTATTCtgacttgatgaactttATTGTGAGACTTGCGAATCATGGATTAATTCACTGTGACTTCAATGAGTttaatatcatcatcagaaacgaagaagatgccAAGGGACGTGATTTTGACTTTGTTGTCATTGACTTCCCTCAGTGTGTCTCCACAAAGCATGTTGATGCTGAAGCATACTTTAAAAGAGATGTCGAGGGTGTTAAAGCCTTTTTCGAAAAAAAGTTTAGATATTCCCCAAGAGACGATCAGACTATGTTCGATACAGACGGCTATGGTGATGGGTTCAAATATGCATACCCAAAGTTCAAAAGAGACGTCACAAGGatcaaagatcttgatgtcGAAGTAGAGGCTTCTGGTTATgtgaagaaaaacaagaagCAGGAAGCTAAGGACTTGGAAGCGGCTGTTCAAGCAATGAGAGATGTGAACTTAGAGGATGAAGGAtttgacgatgaagaatatTCTGAGGAAGATAGCTATTCAGAGGAGTATGAGGATGATttcgatgatttggaagCTGAACAACGAAAAGCAGACATAGAGGAACAGACCAAGCAAGAGAACGAAAAGATCGTGCAAGCATTAAGCAAAGGAAGCAAACAGCTTCAAATGGACAAGTTTGGTAACTATATTcttgaggaagaagaatagATTGGAAACTTGATATATATATGTATATTAGTTTTTTATTATTACCTTAAATATAAACAAAAAGTAGATAATATAGGCCTACCTAACCTTAACGAGTGGACATACCCTTGGTGACGGCTCTCTTCAACGACAATTCAGCCTTTCTGTAGTCGTCAGCGGAGGAGTCTTCGATTTCCAAAGCAGCCAAAGCTTCAGACAAAGCGGTTTCGATCTTGTCCTTAGcagacttcttcaacttagCAGACAAAACTGGatcggtgatggtggttTCAACAGAAGCAACATAAGCTTCCAACTTTTGCTTTTGTTCGTGTCTCTTGGCGAAAGCATCGTCAGAAGActtgaatttttcagcatcttcaatcatCTTTTCGATTTCATCAGAAGACAATCTACCGATGGAGTTAGAGATGGTGATGTTAGCGGATCTACCGGTGGACTTTTCAACAGCGGTAACCTTCAAGATACCGTTGGCATCAACTTCGAAGATGGCTTCCAACACTGGTTCACCAGCAGACATTGGTGggatgttcttcaagtcgaATTCACCCAACAAAGTGTTTTCGGTACAGTTGACTCTTTCACCTTGGTACACTGGGAATTGAACAGTGGTTTGGTGGTCGGCAACAGTGGTGAAAGTTCTTCTCTTGATAGTTGGAACAGTCGAATTTCTTGGGACAACTGGAGCGAAAACGTTACCTTGCATGGCAACACCCAAAGACAATGGGATAacatccaacaacaacaagtccttggtATCTTCAGAAGTGGATTGACCAGTCAAGATAGCACCTTGAACAGCGGCACCGTAAGCAACAGCTTCATCTGGGTT
The sequence above is drawn from the Yamadazyma tenuis chromosome 3, complete sequence genome and encodes:
- the rio2 gene encoding Serine/threonine-protein kinase rio2 (BUSCO:EOG09262KVB; COG:T; EggNog:ENOG503NX5X), translated to MKLDTSHMRHLTADDFRVLQAVELGSRNHELVPTQMIHSIGGLKSPTATNRAIGDLAKLKLLARLRNAKYDGFRITYNGYDYLALNSMNSRDTLYSVGSTIGVGKESDIYSASDRAGKQKVLKIHRLGRTSFKTVKNNRDYLRNRKTTNWMYLSRLAANKEHQFMKVLYDNGFNVPEPFDASRHMVLMEWIDGLTMKHLKKHPNYKKLYSDLMNFIVRLANHGLIHCDFNEFNIIIRNEEDAKGRDFDFVVIDFPQCVSTKHVDAEAYFKRDVEGVKAFFEKKFRYSPRDDQTMFDTDGYGDGFKYAYPKFKRDVTRIKDLDVEVEASGYVKKNKKQEAKDLEAAVQAMRDVNLEDEGFDDEEYSEEDSYSEEYEDDFDDLEAEQRKADIEEQTKQENEKIVQALSKGSKQLQMDKFGNYILEEEE